A stretch of Oncorhynchus mykiss isolate Arlee chromosome 26, USDA_OmykA_1.1, whole genome shotgun sequence DNA encodes these proteins:
- the LOC110506659 gene encoding serum amyloid A-5 protein produces the protein MKLLLAGLVLTLIVGAQAQWYRFPGEAARGARDMWRAYGDMKDANWKNSDKYFHARGNYDAARRGPGGRWAATVISDGREMVQGSSGRGHEDSAADQEANRWGRNGGDPNRFRPQGLPKKY, from the exons ATGAAGCTGCTTCTAGCTGGACTTGTTCTGACCCTTATTGTGGGGGCTCAAGCTCAGTGGTACCGCTTCCCTGGTGAAGCTGCTCGAG GTGCTAGAGACATGTGGCGTGCATACGGCGACATGAAGGACGCCAACTGGAAAAACTCAGACAAGTACTTCCACGCTCGGGGCAACTATGATGCTGCCAGGAGAGGACCAGGGGGCAGGTGGGCAGCAACAGTCATCAG TGATGGCCGGGAGATGGTTCAGGGTTCCAGTGGTCGAGGACATGAGGACTCAGCAGCTGACCAGGAGGCTAACCGCTGGGGACGTAATGGAGGGGACCCCAACCGATTCAGACCTCAAGGACTCCCCAAGAAATACTGA